The Argopecten irradians isolate NY chromosome 6, Ai_NY, whole genome shotgun sequence genome has a window encoding:
- the LOC138325158 gene encoding protein phosphatase 1 regulatory subunit 7-like: MALSQEFVDHHTHPLSYTRSQWRLDLQGALYELDLKMCQLKTLTYDFSWAKDSAGATADVQRRIIKIDLSLNELTALEHDGFVPFKNVRELNASLNRITKFSGVEVFKHLYTLNLSHNSIKRVENIVAIPSLVELNLSMNELRDISLMPSLINLEILNVSNNKLESLDGIQGLPKLKELYAQRNEIRHILPLTGCFHLQVLNVSSNSIHVLHTVVGVLSQLKQLEVLNMHGNVVDRDPMYQNDILKNSNIMTLDNIPIRPLPRQPVPSYDSSDVKHKKNIESLKQAAQQAFEERMKESKQNMQENVRFLQKRILDLQDEYTAYDAKLRNDLDACLRYLDSLSIPDLSDMDKAKLRDEITSPEDGKFWHGGRRSKRPKERRDYSDIKKTDELLRFAKQELGKYPE, encoded by the exons ATGGCCCTATCACAGGAGTTTGTTGACCATCACACACACCCGCTGTCCTACACAAGGTCACAATGGCGACTGGACCTGCAGGGAGCCCTTTACGAACTCGATCTCAAAATGTGCCAATTAAAAACTCTGACATATGATTTCAGTTGGGCAAAAGACAG TGCTGGCGCTACAGCTGATGTACAGAGAAGAATCATAAAAATAGATTTATCGCTTAATGAGTTGACAGCACTGGAACATGATGGTTTTGTGCCTTTCAAAAATGTCAGAGAGCTCAATGCATCCCTCAATAGAATCACAAA GTTTTCAGGAGTGGAAGTGTTTAAACACTTATATACCCTAAACCTATCCCACAATTCCATCAAAAGAGTAGAGAATATTGTTGCCATCCCTTCCCTGGTGGAGCTAAACCTCAGCATGAATGAACTCCGGGACATTTCTCTCATGCCCAGTCTCATCAACCTGGAGATTCTCAATGTCAGCAATAACAAG TTAGAATCTCTTGATGGCATCCAAGGTCTTCCAAAGCTGAAGGAACTTTATGCCCAGCGTAATGAAATT AGACATATTTTACCATTGACTGGCTGTTTCCACCTTCAAGTTTTGAATGTGTCCAgtaacagtatacatgtattacatacaGTTGTGGGAGTCCTATCACAGCTCAAACAATTAGAGGTGCTCAACATGCAT GGTAATGTAGTGGACAGAGATCCTATGTACCAGAATGATATCCTCAAAAACAGCAATATAATGACACTGGACAACATCCCCATACGACCGCTTCCACGACAACCTGTACCTAGT TATGACTCTAGTGATGTCAAACACAAAAAGAACATTGAGTCACTTAAGCAGGCAGCTCAACAGGCGTTTGAGGAGAGGATGAAAGAGTCCAAACAAAACATGCAGGAAAATGTCCGCTTCCTTCAAAAACGAATCCT AGACCTACAGGATGAGTATACTGCATACGATGCCAAACTCCGTAATGACCTGGATGCTTGCTTAAG ATATCTGGACTCATTAAGTATCCCTGATCTCAGTGACATGGACAAGGCCAAACTAAGGGATGAGATAACCTCACCAGAGGATGGGAAATTCTGGCAT
- the LOC138326375 gene encoding glucokinase regulatory protein-like, with amino-acid sequence MATPITEEANPITRNIDVASSAEIVSLLQKCDSEIFNGWQDYQGLYHPETLKTIECISQEVTSILQAPDSGLIVLSGCGTSGRLAFVTARTFNRKQEKAGKHPCFKYLIAGHDKALFTSQEAPEDDPAVGIQMLREACMGKTKVLYIGITCGLSAPYVAGQLHYCMQNPDVITPVLLGFNPVNLARNIEIEHWNRTFLQVAEQVQEMSKKGKGFILNPVVGPEPITGSSRMKSGSATKILLEAILVSAYNSLLDPAELRNTQAYLETYRITCDHVYSESEAVSRLVQLAGNSLNNGGSIHYLGWDSIGVMALIDASECPPTYGASLDDIRGFIEGGYSLLSNTEGDIQNLGKHFKISMQTFESDILPHLTESDLVILCHSEGPVSVSSRTIGQHVNDRFDQTVFLKLPADDIKARAGERGMGTLATTVQGNSN; translated from the exons ATGGCCACACCTATCACTGAAGAAGCCAATCCTATTACTCGTAACATAGACGTGGCATCGTCAGCAG AAATAGTGAGTCTGCTCCAAAAATGTGACTCTGAAATATTCAATGGCTGGCAAGACTATCAG GGCCTCTACCATCCCGAGACTCTGAAAACGATTGAATGCATATCACAGGAAGTGACGTCAATACTACAG GCTCCAGACTCGGGATTGATCGTACTTAGTGGATGCGGCACCTCGGGGAGACTGGCCTTCGTCACTGCC AGAACATTCAATCGGAAACAAGAGAAGGCTGGGAAACATCCTTGCTTCAAATACCTCATTGCTGGACACGACAA AGCATTGTTCACATCACAGGAGGCTCCAGAAGATGACCCAGCCGTCGGCATACAGATGCTGAGAGAG GCCTGTATGGGGAAAACTAAGGTGCTTTATATCGGGATCACGTGTGGTCTCTCAGCTCCTTATGTGGCGGGTCAGCTACACTACTGTATGCAGAACCCGGATGTTATCACACCTGTTCTGTTGGGCTTCAATCCCGTGAATCTAGCCAG gaatatagagattgaacactGGAATCGGACATTTTTACAAG TTGCTGAGCAGGTACAGGAAATGTCAAAGAAAGGGAAAGGATTCATTCTCAATCCAGTGGTAGGG CCAGAACCAATAACTGGATCCAGTCGCATGAAATCGGGTTCCGCTACAAAGATTCTGCTGGAGGCAATACTTGTTTCCGCCTACAACTCTCTTCTCGACCCTGCTGAGTTAAG GAACACACAGGCCTACCTGGAGACCTACCGAATAACATGTGATCACGTGTACAGTGAAAGCGAGGCTGTCTCAAGACTTGTTCAACTGGCAGGGAATAG CCTAAACAATGGCGGCAGTATTCACTACCTCGGCTGGGACAGTATCGGAGTCATGGCCTTAATTGATGCGTCCGAGTGTCCCCCTACATACGGTGCTA GTCTGGATGATATACGAGGGTTTATTGAAGGCGGGTACTCACTATTGTCAAACACAGAAGGTGATATACAAAATCTG GGAAAGCATTTTAAAATTTCGATGCAGACGTTTGAGTCCGACATCTTGCCACATTTAACGGAATCCGATTTAGTAATTCTGTGCCATAGTG AAGGACCAGTGAGCGTATCATCCCGAACTATCGGTCAA CATGTTAACGATCGATTTGACCAGACCGTGTTTTTGAAGTTGCCTGCAGATGACATCAAGGCGCGTGCAGGGGAACGTGGCATGGGAACATTGGCAACCACTGTACAAGGAAATAGCAACTAA
- the LOC138325161 gene encoding glucokinase regulatory protein-like: MATPITEEANPITRNIDVASSAEIVSLLQKCDSEIFNGWQDYQGLYHPETLKTIECISQEVTSILQAPDSGLIVLSGCGTSGRLAFVTARTFNRKQEKAGKHPCFKYLIAGHDKALFTSQEAPEDDPAVGIQMLREACMGKTKVLYIGITCGLSAPYVAGQLHYCMQNPDVITPVLLGFNPVNLARNIEIEHWNRTFLQVAEQVQEMSKKGKGFILNPVVGPEPITGSSRMKSGSATKILLEAILVSAYNSLLDPAELRNTQAYLETYRITCDHVYSESEAVSRLVQLAGNSLNNGGSIHYLGWDSIGVMALIDASECPPTYGASLDDIRGFIEGGYSLLSNTEGDIQNLGKHFKISMQTFESDILPHLTESDLVILCHSEGPVSVSSELWSSKCKKGIITFDADFRKHVNDRFDQTVFLKLPADDIKARAGERAWEHWQPLYKEIATKWVCNAVTTGAHVLKGKVFQNIMVDLKVSNNKLFHRAIGIIQRFSSLTKEDATAVLLRSIYQTDVPTSTQLSSSISSHIERATAMQKVVPCALLSAITKCSIPDALELIDKQPVIRTAISDCIRKVDEGVP; this comes from the exons ATGGCCACACCTATCACTGAAGAAGCCAATCCTATTACTCGTAACATAGACGTGGCATCGTCAGCAG AAATAGTGAGTCTGCTCCAAAAATGTGACTCTGAAATATTCAATGGCTGGCAAGACTATCAG GGCCTCTACCATCCCGAGACTCTGAAAACGATTGAATGCATATCACAGGAAGTGACGTCAATACTACAG GCTCCAGACTCGGGATTGATCGTACTTAGTGGATGCGGCACCTCGGGGAGACTGGCCTTCGTCACTGCC AGAACATTCAATCGGAAACAAGAGAAGGCTGGGAAACATCCTTGCTTCAAATACCTCATTGCTGGACACGACAA AGCATTGTTCACATCACAGGAGGCTCCAGAAGATGACCCAGCCGTCGGCATACAGATGCTGAGAGAG GCCTGTATGGGGAAAACTAAGGTGCTTTATATCGGGATCACGTGTGGTCTCTCAGCTCCTTATGTGGCGGGTCAGCTACACTACTGTATGCAGAACCCGGATGTTATCACACCTGTTCTGTTGGGCTTCAATCCCGTGAATCTAGCCAG gaatatagagattgaacactGGAATCGGACATTTTTACAAG TTGCTGAGCAGGTACAGGAAATGTCAAAGAAAGGGAAAGGATTCATTCTCAATCCAGTGGTAGGG CCAGAACCAATAACTGGATCCAGTCGCATGAAATCGGGTTCCGCTACAAAGATTCTGCTGGAGGCAATACTTGTTTCCGCCTACAACTCTCTTCTCGACCCTGCTGAGTTAAG GAACACACAGGCCTACCTGGAGACCTACCGAATAACATGTGATCACGTGTACAGTGAAAGCGAGGCTGTCTCAAGACTTGTTCAACTGGCAGGGAATAG CCTAAACAATGGCGGCAGTATTCACTACCTCGGCTGGGACAGTATCGGAGTCATGGCCTTAATTGATGCGTCCGAGTGTCCCCCTACATACGGTGCTA GTCTGGATGATATACGAGGGTTTATTGAAGGCGGGTACTCACTATTGTCAAACACAGAAGGTGATATACAAAATCTG GGAAAGCATTTTAAAATTTCGATGCAGACGTTTGAGTCCGACATCTTGCCACATTTAACGGAATCCGATTTAGTAATTCTGTGCCATAGTG AAGGACCAGTGAGCGTATCATCCGAACTATGGTCAAGTAAATGTAAAAAGGGCATTATCACATTTGATGCTGATTTCAGAAAG CATGTTAACGATCGATTTGACCAGACCGTGTTTTTGAAGTTGCCTGCAGATGACATCAAGGCGCGTGCAGGGGAACGTGCATGGGAACATTGGCAACCACTGTACAAGGAAATAGCAACTAAATGGGTGTGCAATGCGGTGACAACAGGAGCGCACGTGCTCAAGGGCAAAGTCTTCCAAAACATCATGGTGGATCTTAAAGTCAG CAATAATAAATTGTTCCATCGTGCGATCGGCATTATACAG AGATTTAGTTCCTTAACTAAGGAGGATGCCACGGCGGTCCTACTGAGATCTATTTATCAAACAGATGTTCCTACCTCGACACAGTTGTCCTCGTCTATATCGTCACATATCGAACGTGCCACAGCAATGCAAAAG GTCGTCCCGTGTGCCTTGCTGTCTGCCATTACAAAGTGTTCTATACCAGATGCCTTAGAACTCATTGATAAACAGCCAGTAATCCGGACAGCGATATCAGACTGTATCAGAAAAGTAGACGAAGGTGTTCCATAA